From a single Prochlorococcus sp. MIT 0603 genomic region:
- the thrS gene encoding threonine--tRNA ligase codes for MPIITLPDGSQKKYDYPVTIDEIATDIGPGLASSALAGKVNGQLIDTCIPINFDAEVNVITSKSKEGIDIIRHSFAHLTGHAIKQLYPTAKMAIGPVIENGFYYDISYDKPFTPNDLTKIEARVTELINQDYQVDVEIVSKETARKVFKERNEPYKIEIIEQIKENEIIKLYKHQEYIDMCRGPHVPNTKHLRIFSLMKVSGAYWRGNSNNEMLQRIYGTAWRTSKELKEYKTRLDEAEKRDHRKLGKKLDLFHTQEEAPGMIFWHPKGWAIYQVLEGYIRQVLTINNYQEIKTPQAVDRSLWVKSGHWEKFKEDMFTTTSENREYAIKPMNCPCHVQVFNQGLKSYRDLPIRLAEFGSCHRNEPSGALHGLMRVRNFVQDDAHIFCTEQQIQEEVSRFIDLVFQVYKSFGFSSIIIKLSTRPEKRVGTDDIWDKSEKALADALNIKKLDWSYLPGEGAFYGPKIEFSLKDCLGRVWQCGTVQVDFSMPGRLGACYIDENSQRKEPVMLHRAILGSFERFIGILIEEYEGKFPPWLAPVQVSILGITNRNTKRCEEISDLLVAKGYRSVADIRNEKIGLKIRENTLQKIPYLLIVGDKEEENKTVSVRTRNGNDLGNMNLNDFEDILSKSISLKSTSEFEKSTK; via the coding sequence ATGCCTATAATCACATTACCTGATGGAAGTCAAAAGAAATACGATTATCCAGTTACTATTGATGAAATAGCTACAGACATAGGGCCTGGGCTAGCCAGTTCAGCTTTGGCTGGCAAAGTAAACGGCCAATTAATAGATACATGTATTCCAATTAATTTTGATGCAGAAGTCAATGTAATTACATCTAAAAGTAAAGAGGGTATTGATATTATTAGGCATTCATTTGCGCACTTAACAGGTCATGCAATAAAACAATTATATCCAACAGCCAAGATGGCAATAGGACCAGTAATTGAAAATGGTTTTTATTATGATATCTCTTACGACAAACCATTCACTCCAAATGATCTAACAAAAATAGAAGCAAGAGTAACGGAATTAATTAATCAAGACTATCAGGTCGATGTAGAGATCGTTTCAAAAGAAACTGCTCGAAAAGTTTTTAAAGAAAGGAACGAACCTTACAAAATCGAGATAATAGAACAAATAAAAGAAAACGAAATAATTAAGCTATATAAACATCAAGAATATATAGACATGTGTCGGGGACCTCATGTTCCTAATACCAAACACTTAAGAATATTTTCATTAATGAAAGTATCTGGGGCTTATTGGAGAGGAAACTCTAACAATGAAATGCTTCAAAGAATATATGGAACAGCATGGAGAACATCAAAAGAATTAAAAGAATATAAAACAAGGTTAGATGAAGCTGAAAAAAGAGATCATCGTAAATTAGGTAAAAAGCTGGATTTATTTCATACTCAAGAAGAAGCACCTGGTATGATTTTTTGGCATCCAAAAGGATGGGCTATATACCAAGTTCTAGAAGGATATATACGCCAGGTATTAACAATTAACAACTATCAAGAAATTAAAACGCCTCAAGCCGTTGACCGTTCGTTATGGGTTAAATCAGGTCACTGGGAAAAATTTAAAGAAGATATGTTTACTACAACTTCCGAAAACAGAGAATATGCAATTAAACCAATGAATTGTCCCTGTCATGTTCAGGTTTTCAACCAAGGTCTTAAAAGTTATAGAGATTTACCAATAAGACTTGCTGAATTTGGTTCATGCCATAGGAACGAACCTTCTGGAGCTCTTCACGGTCTAATGAGAGTAAGGAATTTTGTACAAGATGATGCACATATCTTTTGTACTGAACAACAAATACAAGAAGAAGTAAGCAGATTTATAGATTTAGTATTTCAAGTTTATAAGTCCTTTGGATTCAGTTCGATTATCATAAAACTATCTACAAGGCCAGAGAAACGCGTTGGGACAGATGATATTTGGGACAAGTCGGAAAAAGCACTTGCAGATGCTTTAAACATCAAAAAGCTTGATTGGTCATATCTACCTGGAGAGGGTGCATTCTATGGTCCCAAAATTGAATTCTCTCTAAAAGATTGCTTGGGAAGAGTATGGCAGTGTGGCACAGTGCAAGTAGATTTCTCAATGCCAGGAAGACTTGGGGCATGCTATATAGATGAAAATAGCCAAAGGAAAGAACCCGTAATGCTCCACAGGGCAATACTTGGATCTTTTGAAAGATTTATAGGAATTTTAATTGAAGAATATGAAGGGAAATTTCCACCCTGGTTAGCACCTGTTCAAGTATCAATTCTAGGAATAACAAATAGGAATACAAAAAGATGTGAGGAAATATCTGATTTACTAGTTGCAAAAGGTTATAGGTCTGTAGCCGATATAAGAAATGAAAAGATAGGTCTTAAAATACGAGAGAATACCTTACAAAAGATACCTTATTTATTAATAGTAGGTGATAAAGAAGAAGAAAATAAAACTGTTTCTGTAAGGACTCGCAATGGAAATGACCTTGGGAATATGAATTTAAATGATTTTGAGGATATACTTAGTAAATCAATATCACTTAAATCAACATCTGAATTTGAAAAATCAACAAAGTAA
- the glk gene encoding glucokinase: MNLLAADVGGTKTLLGIYEFKQKLNLINSKSYKSKEWDGLDLILNHYLSNLSSKISQPKYACIGLAGYVSNGSAELTNLGWKINEELLKQEIGVENITIINDFSCLIYAIPFLEKSQYEIIQYSKNKDPKNITPNIYAILGAGTGLGVARGLITSTEIKVLPSEGGHREFAPRNDSEWELSKWLKINLGLKRLSIERIVSGTGLVNIARWRLTKEDAKFHPLNRLIKSTSSTIDTKTDLAETINKSAEEGDPVMREVLDIWISAYGSAAGDIALQELCNDGLWIGGGPAARHIDNFKSESFLKSLRNKGRFSNYLEGIPVMAITDRNCGLFGAACKAHLMACRMPNLLRR; encoded by the coding sequence ATGAACTTATTAGCTGCTGATGTTGGAGGAACAAAAACACTCCTTGGCATATATGAGTTTAAGCAAAAACTTAATCTCATTAATTCTAAATCCTATAAGTCTAAAGAGTGGGATGGATTAGATTTAATTCTTAATCATTATTTGTCAAATTTATCTAGCAAGATATCGCAGCCAAAATATGCTTGCATTGGTTTAGCTGGTTATGTAAGTAATGGTTCAGCAGAGTTAACAAACCTCGGTTGGAAAATCAATGAGGAATTATTAAAGCAAGAAATAGGGGTGGAAAATATAACTATTATTAATGATTTTTCATGTTTAATATATGCAATCCCATTTTTAGAAAAGAGTCAATATGAAATAATTCAATACTCCAAAAACAAAGACCCTAAAAATATTACACCAAATATTTATGCAATTCTTGGCGCTGGTACAGGACTTGGTGTGGCAAGAGGATTAATTACAAGCACCGAAATCAAAGTGCTACCCAGCGAAGGCGGACATAGAGAATTTGCGCCAAGGAATGATAGTGAATGGGAACTAAGCAAATGGCTAAAAATAAATCTAGGACTTAAGAGACTTTCAATAGAAAGAATTGTTAGTGGAACTGGCTTGGTGAATATTGCAAGATGGAGATTGACAAAAGAGGATGCAAAATTCCATCCTCTTAATAGATTAATTAAATCAACATCATCTACCATTGATACAAAAACAGACTTAGCAGAAACGATAAACAAATCAGCTGAAGAAGGAGATCCTGTCATGAGAGAAGTATTGGACATATGGATAAGTGCTTATGGATCAGCGGCAGGGGACATAGCTCTTCAAGAGCTATGCAATGATGGTTTATGGATTGGGGGTGGTCCCGCTGCTAGACATATCGACAACTTTAAATCAGAAAGCTTTTTAAAATCATTAAGGAACAAGGGTAGATTCTCTAATTATCTTGAGGGAATTCCAGTCATGGCAATAACCGATCGAAATTGTGGACTATTTGGAGCAGCATGTAAAGCCCATCTAATGGCCTGCAGAATGCCAAACTTATTGAGGAGATAA
- the thrB gene encoding homoserine kinase, whose product MMQPPLGKKVLVEVPSTTANLGPGFDCLGAALGLKNHFSIMRIDGDSERFELIMESTEGNHLRGGPENLFYRAAQRVWQTAQVEPFALEARVRLAVPPARGLGSSATAIVAGLVGANALINDPLSKEKLLELAIDIEGHPDNVVPSLLGGLCFTAKAKSKRWRVVRCDWDQSIKAVVAIPSLRLSTSEARRVMPKTVPISDAVMNLGSLTLLLHGLRTGREDLITDGMHDRLHEPYRWKLIKGGAHVCEAAMAAGAFGCAISGAGPSILALCKKEKGKDISQAMVKAWESEGVASRAPLLDLQTSGSTWKPGLN is encoded by the coding sequence ATGATGCAGCCTCCCTTAGGCAAAAAAGTTTTAGTGGAAGTACCATCCACAACAGCGAACCTTGGGCCAGGTTTCGACTGTCTAGGTGCCGCATTAGGTTTAAAGAATCATTTCTCAATAATGCGTATTGATGGTGATAGTGAAAGGTTCGAATTAATCATGGAAAGCACGGAAGGAAATCATCTTAGAGGGGGTCCAGAAAATCTTTTTTATCGTGCTGCACAAAGAGTTTGGCAGACTGCTCAAGTAGAACCATTTGCCTTAGAAGCAAGGGTAAGACTTGCAGTTCCGCCTGCTAGAGGCCTTGGTAGCAGTGCTACTGCAATAGTTGCGGGTCTTGTAGGTGCGAATGCACTAATCAATGATCCTTTAAGCAAGGAAAAGCTTCTTGAGCTAGCTATCGACATAGAAGGTCACCCAGATAATGTTGTCCCATCACTTCTAGGCGGTTTATGTTTTACAGCAAAAGCAAAATCAAAAAGATGGAGAGTGGTTAGATGTGACTGGGACCAATCTATAAAAGCTGTAGTTGCTATCCCGTCTCTAAGGCTTAGTACTAGTGAAGCAAGGAGAGTAATGCCAAAAACAGTTCCAATATCAGATGCTGTAATGAATTTAGGATCACTTACTCTTTTATTACATGGCCTAAGGACGGGTAGAGAAGACTTGATTACCGATGGCATGCATGATCGTCTACATGAACCATATAGATGGAAATTAATAAAGGGAGGAGCTCACGTATGCGAAGCTGCCATGGCAGCAGGAGCATTTGGATGTGCAATAAGCGGAGCAGGACCGAGTATTCTTGCCTTATGTAAAAAAGAAAAAGGCAAGGACATTAGCCAAGCCATGGTAAAAGCTTGGGAAAGCGAAGGAGTGGCAAGCCGTGCTCCTTTGCTAGACCTTCAAACTTCAGGCTCCACTTGGAAACCTGGCCTAAATTGA
- a CDS encoding NAD(P)H-quinone oxidoreductase subunit 4, whose product MDANLITPTASNATIPWLSLIVLLPSLGALVIQFLPQGQEEGDFSIRNYAIGFLAADFLLIIIALTSVFDSQESNLQLIERITWLPSIGLEWSLGLDGVSAPLIALSGLITLLAALASWKITNKPKLYFSLLLIQASAQSLVFLSQDFLLFFLAWELELVPVYLLIAIWGGKRRLYAATKFILYTALASLLILISGLALALSGDTFTLNLSELATRSPSGTFGLLCYLGFLIGFGVKLPIFPLHTWLPDAHGEANAPVSMLLAGVLLKMGGYALIRFNVQMFPQIHIQLAPALIIIGVVNIIYGALNAFAQDNVKRRIACSSVSHMGFVLLGIGAINTLGINGAMLQMVSHGLIAAAMFFVTGSFYERTNTLSIPNMGGLAKALPITFALFLTSSLASLALPGMSGFVSEITIFLGITSQNSFTSLFRSISLLIAAIGLVLTPIYLLSMCRRVFFGPRIPALAMVKEMGSRELFIAISLLAPTLLIGFWPRVVTDLVGNSTNAIANHLIA is encoded by the coding sequence ATGGACGCAAATTTAATAACACCAACAGCGTCCAACGCAACGATTCCCTGGCTATCGCTAATAGTCCTACTGCCGTCCTTAGGTGCTTTAGTAATTCAATTTCTACCTCAGGGACAAGAAGAAGGGGATTTTTCCATTAGGAACTACGCCATTGGCTTCCTTGCAGCTGATTTCTTGCTAATAATAATTGCTCTAACAAGCGTGTTTGACAGCCAAGAAAGTAACTTACAACTAATAGAAAGGATAACGTGGCTTCCATCAATAGGACTTGAATGGTCACTAGGACTTGATGGGGTGTCTGCTCCATTAATTGCATTAAGTGGATTAATAACTCTTCTAGCAGCACTTGCGAGTTGGAAAATAACAAATAAACCAAAATTATATTTTTCTTTATTACTAATTCAGGCTTCAGCGCAATCTTTAGTTTTCCTATCACAAGATTTTCTTCTCTTCTTCCTTGCTTGGGAATTAGAACTAGTTCCAGTATATCTGTTGATTGCAATATGGGGGGGCAAAAGAAGATTATATGCTGCCACAAAGTTTATATTATACACTGCACTTGCCTCACTATTAATTCTGATTAGTGGTCTTGCACTAGCACTTTCAGGTGATACTTTCACTTTAAACTTATCTGAGCTTGCAACAAGATCGCCATCTGGGACCTTTGGTTTATTATGTTACTTAGGCTTTTTAATTGGTTTCGGAGTTAAATTACCAATATTCCCTTTACACACTTGGTTGCCAGATGCTCATGGGGAAGCAAATGCACCTGTATCAATGTTATTAGCAGGTGTATTATTAAAAATGGGTGGTTATGCACTTATAAGATTTAATGTGCAAATGTTTCCACAGATACATATTCAGCTAGCTCCAGCTTTAATAATAATAGGTGTGGTAAATATAATATATGGGGCTTTAAATGCATTTGCTCAAGACAATGTTAAACGAAGAATTGCATGTAGTTCAGTTAGTCATATGGGTTTTGTTCTATTAGGAATAGGTGCAATAAATACACTTGGAATAAATGGAGCAATGCTGCAAATGGTAAGTCATGGATTAATTGCAGCAGCTATGTTCTTTGTTACGGGTTCATTTTATGAAAGAACTAACACCCTCTCAATACCAAACATGGGTGGTCTAGCAAAAGCACTTCCTATAACCTTTGCACTTTTCCTTACTAGTTCATTAGCATCATTAGCACTACCAGGGATGAGTGGATTTGTAAGTGAAATAACAATATTTTTAGGGATCACAAGTCAAAATAGCTTTACATCATTATTTAGATCAATTTCTCTGTTAATTGCTGCAATTGGACTAGTACTGACACCAATCTATCTTCTGTCAATGTGTAGAAGAGTATTTTTCGGTCCAAGGATACCCGCATTGGCAATGGTTAAAGAAATGGGATCTAGAGAACTTTTTATAGCAATAAGTCTTTTAGCCCCTACATTATTAATAGGTTTTTGGCCAAGAGTAGTAACTGACTTGGTTGGAAATTCAACTAATGCAATCGCTAATCATCTTATAGCGTAG
- a CDS encoding M3 family metallopeptidase: protein MKNTSPLLVGKGLPDFTSITHKEIDHAIPHLLKGLKKDFSLLEKNIDIAMKDGLDLKWQEIIGPLEDIEERFRWSWGTVSHLNSVSNSPELRKSYIKQQPEIVRFSNLLGQSKVLFNALLALSSTDNNLLDSTQKRILESELLSMKNRGVGLVGEAKEQFNKNSERLAELSTLFSNNVLDATNEWKLLLKEKKDIEGLPTRTLETMAKAANDLAMANNDLNVEKEGTADTGPWLLSLDMPNYISFMTYSENRGLRETIYKAFISRASKGKLNNEQYIKEILILRKQQAKLLGYQNWAQVSLASKMAVNVSEVERLLEELREAAMPVAKAELLKLKQFASNSIQSEEIEIAPWDLTFWSEKLRGQLFDLNQEALRPWFPLPQVLDGLFKLCERLFDIHIELNPNNYPVWHEDVQLFNVLNNDGEEIASFYLDPYSRPNSKRGGAWMDECLIKRKQSDGEDILPVAYLICNQTPPIGTTPSLMSFEEVKTLFHEFGHGLQHMLTTVEHSKAAGINNVEWDAVELPSQFMENWCLDKSTIKDIAKHWQTKEPLPDNEFKKLLNNQTFNTGISTLRQIHFALTDIKLHSYWDNDLGVEPDELRRDIAKTTSVIEPIHEDKYLCAFSHIFAGGYAAGYYSYKWAEVLSADAFSAFEEAGLQDEQQIKIIGNRFRNTILSLGGSKPPAEIFKLFRGRPASTKALIKQCGLNTVS from the coding sequence ATGAAAAACACATCACCACTACTAGTCGGTAAAGGTTTACCTGATTTTACATCGATTACACATAAAGAAATAGATCATGCAATTCCCCACCTATTAAAAGGATTGAAAAAGGATTTTTCATTACTAGAAAAAAATATAGATATAGCCATGAAAGATGGCCTAGATCTAAAATGGCAGGAAATTATAGGTCCTTTGGAAGATATCGAAGAAAGGTTTCGTTGGAGCTGGGGTACTGTATCTCATTTAAATAGTGTCTCTAATTCCCCAGAATTAAGAAAATCCTACATTAAACAACAACCTGAGATTGTTCGTTTCAGCAACCTTCTCGGTCAAAGCAAAGTTCTCTTTAATGCATTATTAGCTTTATCATCTACTGATAATAATTTATTGGACAGCACACAAAAGAGAATTTTAGAATCAGAACTACTCTCAATGAAAAACAGAGGGGTGGGCTTAGTTGGAGAAGCAAAAGAACAATTTAATAAAAACAGTGAGCGTCTTGCTGAATTATCAACTTTGTTTAGCAATAATGTTTTAGATGCCACCAACGAATGGAAACTATTACTAAAAGAAAAAAAAGATATAGAAGGTCTGCCCACAAGAACACTTGAAACAATGGCAAAAGCAGCTAATGACTTAGCTATGGCCAACAATGACTTAAATGTGGAGAAAGAAGGAACAGCAGATACAGGTCCATGGCTCCTAAGCCTAGACATGCCAAATTATATATCCTTCATGACATATTCTGAAAACAGAGGTTTACGTGAAACCATCTACAAAGCCTTTATCAGTAGAGCTAGTAAAGGGAAATTAAACAACGAGCAATACATTAAAGAAATTCTTATCTTAAGGAAACAGCAAGCTAAATTACTTGGTTATCAAAACTGGGCTCAAGTTAGTCTTGCCAGCAAAATGGCAGTCAATGTTTCTGAAGTAGAACGATTATTAGAAGAACTTAGAGAAGCGGCAATGCCAGTAGCCAAAGCTGAACTCCTAAAACTCAAACAGTTTGCATCTAATTCCATTCAGTCTGAGGAAATAGAAATTGCTCCGTGGGATCTTACATTTTGGTCTGAAAAACTTAGAGGTCAGCTTTTCGATTTAAATCAAGAAGCACTGAGACCTTGGTTCCCTTTACCACAAGTTCTAGATGGATTATTTAAATTATGCGAAAGGCTTTTTGATATACATATTGAATTAAATCCAAATAATTATCCTGTATGGCATGAAGATGTTCAATTATTCAATGTGTTAAATAATGATGGAGAGGAAATTGCATCGTTTTACTTAGATCCCTATTCCAGACCAAATAGCAAGCGAGGAGGCGCATGGATGGACGAATGCCTAATCAAACGTAAACAATCTGATGGCGAGGATATTTTGCCAGTTGCATACCTAATCTGCAATCAAACGCCTCCTATAGGAACTACGCCTAGTCTTATGAGCTTTGAAGAAGTTAAAACACTATTTCATGAGTTTGGCCATGGCCTTCAGCATATGCTTACTACCGTTGAACATTCAAAAGCAGCAGGCATTAATAATGTTGAATGGGATGCAGTTGAATTACCTAGTCAATTCATGGAAAACTGGTGCTTAGACAAATCAACTATTAAAGATATTGCAAAGCATTGGCAAACAAAGGAACCACTACCTGATAACGAATTCAAAAAACTACTTAACAATCAAACTTTTAATACAGGAATTAGCACTTTAAGACAAATACACTTTGCTTTAACAGATATAAAGCTTCATAGCTATTGGGACAACGACTTGGGCGTTGAACCTGATGAACTCAGAAGAGATATCGCCAAGACAACTTCTGTAATAGAGCCAATTCATGAAGACAAGTATCTGTGTGCTTTTAGTCATATATTTGCAGGCGGATATGCAGCAGGTTATTACTCGTATAAATGGGCTGAGGTCTTAAGCGCAGATGCATTCTCTGCCTTTGAGGAGGCTGGTCTTCAAGATGAACAACAAATTAAGATTATTGGCAATCGTTTTAGGAATACAATTCTAAGCCTTGGAGGAAGCAAACCTCCAGCTGAGATATTTAAACTCTTTAGAGGTAGGCCTGCAAGTACAAAAGCCTTAATAAAACAATGCGGACTAAATACAGTCAGTTAA
- a CDS encoding esterase/lipase family protein, translated as MSLLKRPLVLVHGLWNNEKIFRVLLTRMQQPESLLFTPYLPHGSGRVNIRELARNLDDYINEQFASTDQIDLLGFSMGGLVSRVWLQELGGFRRTRRFFSIGSPHNGTLTAQPMPHFLFPGIAEMKVGSGFIKTLNKQSRKLQRVNCRSYYCPFDLMVLPGPCGVLPMGPSISVPVLYHKALVTNSMAVELLVRDLLTDCI; from the coding sequence ATGTCACTATTGAAACGCCCTTTAGTACTAGTTCATGGCTTATGGAATAACGAAAAGATTTTCAGAGTATTGCTAACGCGAATGCAACAACCTGAGTCACTTCTGTTTACACCTTATCTACCCCATGGCTCAGGAAGAGTCAATATCAGAGAATTGGCTAGGAATCTCGACGACTATATAAACGAACAATTTGCCTCTACAGATCAGATAGATTTACTTGGTTTTTCTATGGGTGGATTAGTTAGTAGAGTATGGTTGCAGGAACTTGGAGGATTCCGAAGAACGAGAAGATTTTTTAGTATAGGTAGCCCTCATAATGGAACCCTTACAGCTCAACCTATGCCACATTTCTTATTTCCTGGTATAGCTGAAATGAAAGTAGGAAGTGGTTTTATTAAGACTTTAAATAAACAATCAAGAAAACTTCAGAGAGTTAATTGTAGAAGTTATTATTGTCCCTTTGATTTAATGGTATTACCTGGACCTTGTGGAGTTCTACCTATGGGCCCTTCTATATCAGTGCCAGTTCTATACCATAAAGCGTTGGTTACAAATTCAATGGCGGTTGAATTGCTTGTCAGAGATTTGTTAACTGACTGTATTTAG
- a CDS encoding dihydroneopterin aldolase, giving the protein MSSRSNLSRINIETINLWSHVGVLEDERLLGQSFLLDISIWVDVEEAGREDDLLKSTDYSLAIISIQELALKIECFTIECFSEQILNTIESLYGRIPMHILLRKCSPPIDGFTGSVSIERDRYSNLL; this is encoded by the coding sequence ATGTCAAGTCGATCAAACTTGAGCCGTATAAACATCGAGACGATCAATCTTTGGTCGCATGTAGGAGTACTAGAAGATGAACGTCTGTTAGGTCAATCCTTTCTTTTAGATATTTCTATTTGGGTTGATGTAGAAGAAGCTGGTAGAGAAGATGACCTTTTAAAATCTACTGATTACTCCTTAGCTATTATAAGCATTCAGGAACTTGCACTTAAAATAGAATGCTTCACAATAGAATGCTTTAGCGAGCAAATACTTAATACAATCGAGAGCTTATATGGACGTATTCCAATGCATATATTATTACGAAAATGTTCACCGCCAATAGATGGTTTTACTGGAAGCGTTTCAATTGAAAGGGACAGATATTCCAATTTGCTGTAG